From a region of the Odoribacter splanchnicus DSM 20712 genome:
- a CDS encoding TetR/AcrR family transcriptional regulator, with protein MITNREEVIDKAFKVFLKMNYEKASISTLAKACGVVKTGVVYYFPHKLDLFMAVADKYAIQMQTPSNKFAEPAETLAEFIDQYVAGVRTAMNRIVKLVECSVDNNDCCPNFYYFHFLSQVRMYYPGVREKMENTFQKEHELWRKVIQKAKNNGEIKQDTDVKKTASLFRQVFLGMSYEQSFLNGLDVEELKDKFDSLYSLLKA; from the coding sequence ATGATTACCAACCGAGAAGAAGTGATAGATAAAGCATTTAAGGTGTTTCTGAAGATGAATTACGAAAAGGCGAGTATCAGCACGCTGGCGAAAGCCTGCGGAGTGGTAAAGACAGGGGTGGTGTATTATTTTCCCCACAAACTCGACCTGTTCATGGCGGTGGCAGACAAGTATGCCATACAAATGCAGACGCCGTCCAATAAGTTCGCAGAACCGGCAGAAACACTTGCGGAATTTATCGACCAGTATGTGGCAGGAGTAAGAACAGCCATGAACCGTATTGTCAAACTGGTGGAATGCAGTGTGGATAACAATGATTGCTGTCCCAACTTCTACTACTTCCATTTTCTTTCTCAAGTGAGGATGTACTATCCCGGAGTCCGTGAAAAAATGGAGAATACCTTCCAAAAGGAGCATGAGTTATGGAGAAAGGTAATACAAAAAGCCAAGAATAACGGTGAAATAAAGCAAGATACGGACGTGAAAAAAACCGCCTCACTGTTCCGTCAGGTGTTCTTGGGCATGTCCTATGAGCAATCGTTCCTGAACGGTCTGGACGTAGAAGAATTGAAGGACAAATTTGATAGTTTATATTCGCTACTGAAAGCCTGA
- a CDS encoding sugar O-acetyltransferase, translating to MKTELDKCMAGEWYDCHDPIFITQKGKTRQLLARYNALPYEEKKTKQEVLKEMFGSIGNNVSVGTPFLCDYGCNIHIGDNVSVNMNCSFIDCNKITIGSHVLIASNVQIYTATHPIELSERLIPGWTPDQAAYFCRTYALPVTIEDGCWIGGGVIILPGVTIGKGCVIGAGSVVTKNIPADSLAVGNPCRVIREINKK from the coding sequence ATGAAAACAGAATTAGACAAATGTATGGCCGGTGAGTGGTACGACTGTCATGATCCTATTTTTATCACACAAAAAGGGAAAACCCGCCAATTGTTGGCACGCTATAATGCACTGCCTTACGAAGAGAAAAAAACAAAACAGGAAGTCTTGAAAGAAATGTTCGGCAGTATCGGTAACAACGTATCTGTCGGTACTCCGTTCCTATGTGATTATGGTTGTAATATTCATATCGGCGACAATGTATCTGTCAATATGAACTGTTCTTTTATCGATTGTAATAAAATCACCATAGGTAGCCATGTTTTAATCGCTTCCAATGTACAAATCTATACAGCAACCCATCCTATCGAGTTGTCCGAACGGCTCATTCCCGGTTGGACTCCGGATCAAGCTGCCTATTTCTGCCGTACTTATGCACTTCCTGTGACTATCGAAGACGGTTGTTGGATCGGTGGCGGTGTGATCATATTACCCGGAGTGACTATCGGCAAAGGGTGTGTAATCGGAGCCGGAAGTGTCGTAACCAAAAATATTCCGGCCGATAGTCTGGCAGTAGGTAATCCTTGCCGGGTAATCCGTGAGATCAACAAAAAATAA
- a CDS encoding YbaK/EbsC family protein, producing the protein MSIEKVKAYFATLGREKEVMEFPVSSATVELAAQALSVEPARIAKTLSFQGEDENHCILIVTAGDAKIDNSKFRHFFKMKARMLSPEKVAESTGHAIGGVCPFANPEGVRTYLDISLQRFDTVFPACGSSNSAIELHCDELFRYALAIQWIDVCK; encoded by the coding sequence ATGTCAATAGAAAAAGTCAAAGCTTATTTTGCCACCCTGGGTCGTGAAAAAGAAGTCATGGAATTTCCAGTGTCCAGTGCAACCGTCGAATTAGCCGCACAGGCATTGTCCGTCGAACCGGCACGTATAGCTAAAACCCTCTCTTTCCAAGGCGAAGACGAAAATCATTGTATCCTGATCGTCACTGCCGGAGACGCAAAAATCGATAACAGTAAATTCAGACATTTCTTCAAAATGAAAGCCAGAATGTTAAGTCCTGAGAAAGTGGCAGAATCGACAGGCCATGCCATCGGAGGCGTCTGCCCCTTCGCTAATCCTGAAGGCGTACGAACTTACCTGGATATTTCCCTGCAAAGATTCGACACCGTTTTTCCGGCCTGCGGCAGTAGCAATTCAGCCATCGAATTGCATTGTGACGAATTATTCCGATACGCCCTGGCTATCCAATGGATCGACGTCTGTAAATAA
- a CDS encoding RNA polymerase sigma factor — translation MKRYGADRDKEIQRLLQEMPEEGFRLLFDVYHMQLCVYVVQLTDSFQLAEDIVQDFFVAFWERKYYRAITGNFRSYLYTSVHNAALAVLKKKKLVPMELLTGVPVEIPQEAVLEREELERQEKELMLKLEKLPKQEIAAIKAVILENKKCVEAALELGMSVNTLKTHLARALKKLRKDYHLSFLFYSF, via the coding sequence ATGAAGAGATATGGTGCCGATAGAGATAAAGAGATCCAGAGACTACTGCAAGAAATGCCGGAGGAAGGGTTTCGTCTGCTGTTCGATGTGTATCATATGCAATTGTGTGTGTATGTCGTACAGTTGACCGATTCTTTCCAATTGGCCGAGGATATTGTTCAGGATTTCTTTGTCGCTTTCTGGGAAAGAAAATATTATCGCGCCATTACCGGCAATTTTCGTAGTTATCTGTATACTTCCGTACATAATGCAGCATTGGCTGTTTTGAAGAAGAAGAAGCTGGTGCCGATGGAATTACTGACAGGAGTCCCGGTGGAGATTCCACAGGAGGCTGTCCTGGAAAGGGAAGAACTGGAACGGCAGGAAAAAGAATTGATGCTGAAATTGGAGAAATTACCGAAGCAAGAAATAGCTGCCATCAAAGCGGTTATCCTGGAAAATAAAAAATGTGTGGAAGCTGCTTTGGAACTCGGTATGTCGGTAAATACCTTAAAGACACATTTAGCCCGGGCGTTGAAAAAATTGAGAAAAGATTATCATCTCTCCTTTTTATTTTATTCGTTTTAA
- a CDS encoding FecR family protein, protein MTNEKQQNRKTFIDCYRIGRSLEYMDRYDQEQAWKKLNSAIQRKRLHRRISYMSSVAAMVAIAFTSFYLWRGEDQAPAEKLADAQETVGQSGRPGVILSLSDGRRIDLSAREGKIGAGEEVVNHPENKQLFYAADQGGEKISRMNRLDVPQGAEYHLVLSDGTRVWMNARSRLVYPVAFGDTREVELEGEAYFEVTRDENRPFIVHAGQVAVKVLGTEFNVNTCRKQKVQTVLVKGSVQVENGGKREVVLRPGELAETVGTQIRVTQVNVRKYTAWREGVFYFEEAELEEIMTELADWYCVQAVFTDQTVRTRKFSGVLERSETIENVLKKIERTTSVHFTIQQGIIQVK, encoded by the coding sequence ATGACTAATGAAAAACAACAAAATAGAAAAACTTTCATCGATTGTTACCGGATCGGACGTTCGTTGGAATATATGGATCGTTATGACCAGGAACAGGCGTGGAAAAAATTGAATTCCGCCATACAAAGAAAACGCCTGCATCGCCGGATCTCTTATATGTCCTCTGTCGCGGCTATGGTTGCCATTGCTTTTACTTCATTTTATTTGTGGCGTGGTGAAGATCAGGCTCCGGCAGAGAAGTTGGCCGATGCTCAGGAGACCGTTGGACAGAGTGGGCGTCCCGGTGTTATCCTGTCGCTGTCTGATGGCCGCCGGATCGATCTTTCTGCCCGGGAAGGTAAGATCGGGGCAGGAGAAGAGGTGGTGAATCATCCGGAAAACAAACAATTGTTCTATGCTGCGGATCAGGGCGGGGAGAAGATCAGCCGGATGAACCGGCTGGATGTTCCTCAGGGAGCTGAATATCATTTGGTGCTGTCCGACGGGACACGGGTGTGGATGAATGCCCGCTCGCGTTTGGTTTATCCGGTGGCTTTCGGCGATACCCGGGAGGTAGAACTGGAAGGGGAGGCCTATTTCGAAGTGACCCGGGATGAAAACCGTCCTTTTATTGTACATGCCGGTCAGGTTGCTGTCAAAGTGTTGGGAACAGAGTTTAATGTAAATACCTGCCGGAAGCAAAAGGTACAGACAGTGTTGGTAAAAGGAAGCGTACAGGTGGAGAACGGCGGAAAACGGGAGGTGGTGTTACGACCGGGCGAGCTGGCGGAAACCGTGGGGACACAGATCCGGGTCACTCAGGTGAATGTACGCAAATATACGGCCTGGCGTGAGGGAGTATTTTATTTCGAAGAGGCTGAGTTGGAGGAAATTATGACGGAATTGGCCGACTGGTATTGTGTACAGGCTGTTTTTACCGATCAGACGGTCCGGACGCGTAAATTCAGCGGAGTACTGGAGCGGAGCGAGACCATAGAAAACGTGTTGAAAAAGATAGAACGTACCACCAGTGTACATTTTACTATCCAACAAGGTATTATTCAAGTGAAATAA
- a CDS encoding SusC/RagA family TonB-linked outer membrane protein: MMKLMVLFMILGCVSVSARSVAQNQRVSLNLRNCTVMQLFEEIQQQTRLFFFYDQKHFQGQNVLTVRADDEEVGGLLKRLFADKNVEFVFEDQTVIVRPAVSRKQVNGKVVKGVVRDAAGHVLPGVTVVLKGTTLGTSTDIDGKYTLTLPEGEHVLVFSMIGMKMQEFPLGTRTELDVTLQEEVAEMEEVVVTGIFKKAKESYTGAVSSIDKEQLKIYKGQNLLQTLKNIDVSINLAVDNINGSNPNRMPQVNIRGNSSLPMSVQEYNESLSNEVNTPLIILDGFEIALERLMDYNDEEIESINILKDAAATAIYGSRGSNGVIVVTTKQPEAGKLRVNAEIGIDIEAPDLTSYDLLNAAEKLQLEWDLGLYKNESLPSNDVWYKEAYAKRKRAIASGTDTDWLSKPLHTGVGSHYNLRMEGGSDEFRWSASVGYKNTQGAMRDSERKSLNTSLTLMYKVKNFTFKNQASYGTTKSKESKYGTFSDYVKQQPYNAPYDENGKLVRMFDGFHAHYQGYQNPLYDATLNSFDKSSYRTLTDNFAIEWNPFEGLTLRGQVGITATDNTSDRFLPAEHSTFTDDSQYETDEGFLRRGTYDYTTGRTNEYTGNITLSYTRTFADKHQVYVGLDYSLNESEGYNYAIAAEGFTNEDIHFLASARQYAKDEGPGGSKSKSRRLGLTANVNYIYDNRYFVDFSYRVDGKSDFGSKKRYAPFWSTGIGWNLHNEKFLKGSFANILRLKASYGQTGTQQGSDGANTLYKYITDNRYMYWTGAELQGLGNPYLTWQKTDEFNFGVEFGLWKGRMKGEFNVYTKKTSNLLSNMDLPHSNGFASYVDNVGEVKNNGWEASASVYVIRNAERDINWIIGGQLTYNKNYVSKLSEAIKAQNEAYLKEDVDVANLFYEGRPQNGIYVVRSLGIDPANGQEIFLDKDGNRTDIWKASDKVYVGQADPRYRGIANTMFMWKGLTVNVSASFYWGGKRYNSTIIDRVEVGRTTLMAQNVDARALYDRWQKPGDIVPFRKYDDSSTRATSRFVMDDKVFEIQSVGLQYKWDSAWVKKYMRATSVTFGVNMSDLWHFSTIKMERGTSYPFARNIQGSIKFLF, encoded by the coding sequence ATGATGAAATTAATGGTTTTATTTATGATTTTGGGGTGTGTGAGTGTATCGGCCAGGTCGGTTGCACAAAACCAACGGGTGTCCCTGAACTTGCGGAATTGTACGGTGATGCAGTTGTTTGAAGAAATTCAGCAACAGACCCGTTTGTTTTTCTTTTACGATCAGAAGCATTTTCAGGGACAAAATGTTTTGACGGTTCGGGCCGACGATGAAGAGGTCGGTGGATTGCTGAAACGTTTGTTTGCCGATAAGAATGTAGAATTTGTTTTTGAAGACCAGACCGTTATCGTGCGTCCGGCAGTTAGCCGGAAGCAAGTGAATGGAAAAGTGGTAAAGGGGGTCGTCAGAGATGCTGCCGGCCATGTACTTCCCGGAGTAACGGTAGTATTGAAAGGGACGACGCTGGGAACTTCTACGGACATCGACGGTAAATATACCCTGACGTTACCCGAAGGTGAACACGTTCTGGTTTTCTCGATGATCGGTATGAAAATGCAGGAGTTTCCTTTGGGCACACGTACCGAACTGGACGTTACCCTGCAGGAAGAGGTGGCAGAGATGGAGGAAGTAGTGGTGACCGGTATTTTCAAGAAAGCGAAAGAGAGTTATACCGGAGCTGTTTCATCGATCGATAAGGAGCAATTGAAAATCTATAAAGGCCAGAATCTGCTTCAGACACTGAAAAATATAGATGTGTCCATTAATCTGGCTGTGGATAATATTAACGGTAGCAATCCCAACCGGATGCCGCAAGTGAATATCCGGGGTAATTCTTCTCTGCCTATGAGTGTACAGGAGTATAACGAAAGCCTGAGCAATGAGGTGAATACCCCGTTGATCATCCTGGATGGCTTTGAAATAGCATTGGAGCGTTTGATGGACTATAACGACGAGGAAATCGAATCGATCAATATCCTGAAAGATGCTGCTGCTACGGCGATATACGGTTCGCGGGGTTCTAACGGAGTGATTGTGGTGACGACAAAGCAACCGGAAGCCGGTAAATTGCGCGTTAATGCAGAAATAGGGATCGATATCGAAGCTCCTGACCTGACCTCTTACGATTTGTTGAATGCGGCTGAAAAATTGCAGTTGGAGTGGGATCTCGGATTGTATAAGAATGAAAGCCTGCCGAGTAATGATGTATGGTATAAAGAGGCTTATGCCAAACGGAAAAGGGCAATTGCCTCCGGCACAGATACCGATTGGTTGAGTAAACCGTTGCACACAGGGGTCGGTTCGCATTATAATTTACGTATGGAGGGTGGAAGCGACGAATTCCGCTGGAGTGCCAGTGTGGGCTATAAAAATACACAGGGAGCCATGCGGGATTCCGAGCGTAAAAGTCTGAACACCTCTCTGACCTTAATGTATAAAGTGAAAAATTTCACCTTTAAAAATCAGGCTTCTTACGGGACAACCAAAAGTAAAGAGAGTAAATACGGTACGTTCAGTGATTATGTAAAACAACAACCCTATAATGCTCCGTATGATGAGAATGGAAAACTGGTGCGGATGTTCGACGGTTTTCATGCTCATTACCAAGGATATCAAAATCCGTTGTACGATGCCACCCTGAACAGTTTCGATAAGAGTAGTTACCGTACGCTGACGGATAATTTCGCCATAGAATGGAATCCGTTCGAAGGCTTGACCTTACGCGGACAAGTCGGGATTACGGCTACGGACAATACGTCTGATCGGTTTTTGCCCGCAGAACATTCCACTTTCACCGACGATTCGCAATATGAAACCGACGAGGGATTCCTGCGCCGGGGAACTTATGATTATACCACCGGACGTACGAATGAATATACCGGGAATATAACGCTTTCGTATACCAGGACTTTTGCCGATAAACATCAGGTGTATGTCGGTTTGGATTATTCGCTGAATGAATCCGAGGGGTATAATTATGCCATCGCTGCCGAAGGTTTTACGAATGAGGATATCCATTTTCTGGCCAGTGCCCGGCAATATGCCAAAGACGAAGGTCCCGGCGGATCCAAATCCAAAAGCCGTCGGTTGGGATTGACAGCCAATGTCAATTATATCTATGATAACCGTTATTTCGTGGATTTTTCGTATCGGGTGGATGGGAAATCCGATTTCGGTTCGAAAAAGAGATATGCTCCTTTCTGGAGTACCGGTATCGGCTGGAACCTGCACAATGAAAAATTCCTGAAGGGTAGTTTTGCAAATATTCTGCGGTTGAAAGCTTCTTACGGACAGACCGGTACACAGCAGGGATCCGACGGTGCCAATACGTTGTATAAATATATTACGGACAACCGGTATATGTATTGGACCGGAGCGGAATTGCAGGGATTGGGTAATCCTTATCTGACCTGGCAGAAAACCGATGAATTCAACTTCGGGGTGGAATTCGGATTGTGGAAAGGACGTATGAAGGGGGAATTCAACGTTTATACCAAGAAAACCTCTAATTTGCTTTCCAATATGGATCTGCCGCATTCCAACGGTTTTGCTTCCTACGTCGACAATGTCGGAGAAGTGAAAAACAACGGTTGGGAAGCCTCTGCCAGTGTTTATGTTATCCGGAATGCTGAGCGGGATATCAACTGGATTATCGGTGGTCAGCTGACTTACAATAAGAATTATGTTTCGAAGCTGTCGGAAGCCATTAAAGCCCAGAACGAGGCTTATCTGAAAGAGGATGTAGATGTCGCCAATCTGTTTTATGAAGGACGTCCGCAAAACGGTATTTATGTCGTTCGTTCTCTGGGAATCGATCCGGCCAACGGACAGGAGATTTTTTTGGATAAAGACGGTAACCGGACGGATATCTGGAAGGCTTCCGATAAGGTTTATGTCGGTCAGGCAGATCCCAGGTACCGGGGTATTGCCAATACGATGTTTATGTGGAAAGGATTGACGGTAAATGTATCGGCTTCCTTCTATTGGGGTGGGAAGAGGTACAATTCGACGATTATCGACCGGGTAGAAGTCGGGCGTACCACCTTGATGGCACAGAATGTGGATGCCCGGGCTCTGTACGACCGCTGGCAGAAACCGGGGGATATCGTTCCATTCAGGAAATACGACGATAGTTCGACCCGTGCCACTTCCCGCTTTGTCATGGACGATAAGGTGTTCGAGATTCAGTCTGTCGGGCTTCAGTATAAATGGGATTCTGCGTGGGTAAAGAAATACATGCGGGCGACATCGGTGACCTTCGGTGTGAATATGTCCGATTTGTGGCATTTCTCGACAATCAAGATGGAACGGGGTACCAGTTATCCTTTTGCCCGGAATATTCAGGGAAGTATAAAATTTTTATTTTAA
- a CDS encoding RagB/SusD family nutrient uptake outer membrane protein, with the protein MKIYKFIGFIALLGWSAVSCNDWLDVRPDTEQKEEDQFSTYKGFRDALTGCYMALANEDVYGCRLTMSCTEALAGLWHMPDEPSSTSDRYQDYHLMLHEYDNDGARQAVQAIYSKLYNIIVQANLVIKHAEDNAAAFPDEATRSVILGEAYAIRAYCQLDVLRLFGEVPGGQGTKVSLPYSEVTAFDERATRYDFTGYSEKLIADLDKAEKLLKDNDPIFGYTFEELNAPSSVEIEDTYMCYRQSRLNYWAVKALQSRMYLYLGKADPKYLAMAYDAAKAVIDAKDRDGNPVMTLSGSSDRETNGYKACPNECLFYLSKYNVKDVASILIGGADVQTGVNYLYITPERLTRLFEGVPTDSDNRYAFMWNKNAKSSTSKKNVTILKYYFADDVENKALYYQIIPMLRMSEMYLIAVETTPSLSEANALYKDYMLECGVALDKDVFDGLNDRSGELMAEYRREFFAEGQLFYTYKRNQVKDILWLETQEMTEDDYILWNCVNTEFNP; encoded by the coding sequence ATGAAAATATATAAATTTATAGGATTTATAGCCCTGTTGGGGTGGTCGGCCGTTTCTTGCAACGACTGGCTGGATGTGCGTCCCGATACGGAACAGAAAGAAGAAGATCAGTTTTCGACCTACAAAGGTTTTCGGGATGCTCTCACCGGATGCTATATGGCTTTGGCTAACGAAGATGTGTATGGTTGCCGTTTGACGATGAGTTGTACGGAAGCTTTGGCCGGATTGTGGCATATGCCGGATGAACCCTCGTCTACCAGCGATCGGTATCAGGATTATCACCTGATGTTGCACGAATACGACAATGACGGAGCACGGCAGGCTGTCCAGGCTATTTATTCCAAGCTTTATAATATCATTGTTCAGGCCAATCTGGTTATCAAACATGCAGAAGATAATGCAGCCGCTTTCCCCGACGAAGCAACCCGTTCGGTAATCCTCGGTGAAGCCTATGCTATCCGTGCCTATTGTCAGTTGGATGTTTTACGTTTGTTCGGTGAAGTCCCCGGGGGACAAGGAACAAAAGTAAGCTTGCCTTATTCCGAAGTGACGGCCTTCGACGAGAGAGCCACCCGCTATGATTTCACCGGATATAGCGAAAAATTGATCGCCGACCTTGATAAAGCTGAAAAGCTGCTCAAAGACAATGATCCGATTTTCGGATATACTTTTGAAGAATTGAATGCACCTTCGTCGGTGGAGATTGAAGATACCTATATGTGTTACCGGCAGTCCCGTCTGAACTATTGGGCTGTAAAGGCTTTGCAGTCCCGGATGTATCTTTATCTGGGGAAAGCCGATCCGAAATATCTGGCAATGGCTTACGATGCAGCGAAGGCGGTCATCGATGCCAAAGACCGGGATGGAAATCCGGTGATGACACTGAGCGGTAGCAGTGATCGTGAAACCAACGGTTATAAGGCCTGCCCGAACGAGTGTCTTTTTTATCTGAGTAAATATAATGTGAAAGATGTTGCTTCGATTCTGATCGGCGGGGCTGATGTACAAACCGGAGTAAACTATCTCTATATTACGCCCGAACGTCTGACCCGGCTTTTTGAGGGAGTTCCGACGGATTCGGACAACCGTTATGCATTCATGTGGAACAAAAATGCCAAATCTTCAACTTCGAAGAAGAATGTAACTATTCTGAAATATTATTTTGCCGATGATGTGGAGAATAAAGCGTTGTATTATCAGATTATACCCATGCTCCGGATGTCCGAGATGTATTTGATTGCGGTGGAGACAACACCTTCGCTCAGTGAGGCCAATGCTTTGTATAAAGATTATATGTTGGAATGCGGTGTCGCTTTGGATAAAGATGTATTTGACGGTTTAAACGATCGTTCCGGTGAGCTGATGGCTGAATACCGGCGGGAGTTTTTTGCCGAAGGACAGTTGTTTTATACCTACAAGCGAAATCAGGTCAAGGATATACTGTGGTTGGAGACTCAGGAAATGACGGAGGATGATTATATCTTGTGGAATTGTGTAAATACGGAATTTAATCCTTAA
- a CDS encoding DUF4843 domain-containing protein, which translates to MKRLNIWLCSMLLCITACEKDLPVFEDPDCLLNFNYGSQLSTEEVTEMMRNGSHSFKLKTPEGQLSDTVWLDVDIMGKLSAEDRPLALQQVMVEGTKNAVAGTHYIAFDDPVLAEFYVVPAHSATAHIPVILKRDPSLAEGNVVLRITFRENANFKTGYPEFSTYTLTVSDRLSKPNAWDLASLDYYFGEYGEKKHELMMKWTEESWDDEYINSLFADIYGFGTLSPKDPNYIEWLAGWFAEQLEQENVERLQNKLDVWKESDTGKPVDFTPKEWGR; encoded by the coding sequence ATGAAACGATTGAATATATGGTTATGCAGCATGTTGTTGTGTATTACTGCCTGTGAAAAAGATTTACCGGTGTTTGAAGATCCGGATTGTTTGTTGAATTTTAATTATGGTAGCCAGCTCAGTACGGAAGAGGTCACTGAGATGATGCGAAACGGGAGCCATTCTTTCAAACTGAAAACACCGGAAGGACAATTGAGCGATACGGTATGGTTAGATGTGGATATTATGGGAAAACTTTCAGCGGAAGACCGTCCGCTGGCCTTGCAGCAAGTGATGGTGGAAGGAACGAAGAATGCCGTTGCAGGTACGCATTATATAGCATTTGACGATCCGGTACTGGCGGAGTTCTATGTTGTTCCTGCCCATTCGGCAACCGCTCATATTCCGGTGATCCTGAAACGTGATCCTTCTTTGGCAGAAGGGAATGTCGTTTTGCGAATCACTTTTAGAGAAAATGCAAATTTCAAAACAGGCTATCCGGAATTTTCTACTTATACGCTGACGGTTTCCGACCGTCTGTCTAAACCGAATGCCTGGGATTTGGCGTCTTTGGATTATTATTTCGGAGAATATGGGGAGAAAAAGCATGAATTGATGATGAAATGGACGGAAGAAAGTTGGGATGACGAATATATCAACAGTCTTTTCGCAGATATATACGGATTCGGAACTTTATCACCGAAAGATCCCAACTACATTGAGTGGCTGGCCGGGTGGTTTGCCGAACAGTTGGAGCAGGAGAATGTAGAACGCCTGCAGAATAAGCTCGACGTCTGGAAGGAAAGTGATACCGGGAAGCCGGTCGATTTTACACCGAAAGAATGGGGAAGGTAA
- a CDS encoding PKD-like family lipoprotein has translation MKKIYIGLFWACILGITGCYEDDSTMATPESMVNEITIEEFADTSAVAYSTVLELTPKVTGYSDTELEYRWYIYGGEFSDRTEDGYRTVQIGAEKKLSYPVELKIGTYTVVCEVTNKETGYFNLTEFSLKVTSAFSEGFYILKETTDGNTDMDFYNDRQKTVIPDVIASVQGEAQSGKPCNMCPVYNKIYIDPATAKSTYATGVFVTSGQNEFSIYSTIDMSTLFDRSSLLFSEMDGEEVPYAMVSAMRGNMLFSNKGVRLDDLGGGRFASEYSTGKLGYPAGKGTSSFIQAYDGQNLSFWSGETRRLMYTSGSDMEEIKYKDGYEGVKVDWEQAAPVASGWNHRAGKNTIWYLFDVAGEGRYVVVLQPGGGIDQVIRLDASLHLAKADVIAGNALTSTSIYGVDDNRLYRYSLTEGTETSAIPVEGLPAGTITYMADLFYGSSFDYIVIGIQNGDEYTLSMYKIAGGQPSGKPVHTVTGTGILKKVCYACPLQDYASPNYYAFTKYAELYGMGPDFPY, from the coding sequence ATGAAAAAAATATATATTGGCCTGTTTTGGGCTTGCATACTTGGGATTACCGGTTGTTATGAAGACGACAGTACGATGGCAACCCCGGAAAGTATGGTGAATGAAATAACCATAGAGGAGTTTGCCGATACGTCAGCCGTCGCTTATTCGACAGTATTGGAATTGACACCGAAAGTGACAGGGTATTCCGATACGGAACTGGAATACCGGTGGTATATATACGGCGGGGAGTTCAGCGACCGTACGGAAGACGGTTATCGTACCGTGCAAATCGGTGCGGAAAAAAAGCTTTCCTATCCTGTGGAGTTGAAAATCGGAACTTATACGGTTGTTTGCGAAGTGACGAATAAAGAAACCGGTTATTTCAACCTGACAGAATTTTCTTTGAAAGTGACTTCGGCCTTTTCGGAAGGATTTTATATTTTAAAAGAAACGACGGACGGAAACACGGATATGGATTTTTACAATGACCGTCAAAAGACGGTCATACCGGACGTGATTGCTTCAGTACAGGGAGAAGCACAAAGCGGGAAACCTTGCAATATGTGCCCGGTATATAACAAAATTTATATCGATCCCGCAACGGCAAAATCGACCTATGCTACGGGTGTTTTTGTCACTAGCGGACAAAATGAGTTTTCGATTTATTCTACGATAGATATGTCGACACTTTTCGACCGGTCTTCGTTGCTTTTTTCTGAGATGGACGGGGAAGAAGTGCCTTATGCTATGGTTTCTGCAATGAGAGGGAATATGCTGTTCTCGAATAAGGGAGTAAGACTGGATGATCTTGGCGGTGGAAGGTTCGCTAGTGAATACAGCACCGGAAAATTAGGTTATCCTGCCGGAAAAGGGACCAGTTCATTCATTCAGGCTTACGACGGGCAGAATCTTTCTTTTTGGAGCGGAGAAACCCGGCGGTTGATGTATACCTCCGGTTCGGATATGGAAGAAATTAAGTACAAGGATGGTTATGAGGGAGTTAAAGTGGATTGGGAACAGGCGGCTCCTGTGGCATCGGGCTGGAATCACCGGGCCGGTAAAAATACGATCTGGTATTTGTTCGACGTTGCCGGGGAAGGACGTTATGTGGTTGTGTTACAACCGGGAGGAGGTATCGATCAGGTCATCCGGTTAGATGCTTCCCTTCATTTAGCCAAGGCAGATGTAATTGCCGGAAATGCACTGACTTCTACCTCTATTTATGGAGTAGACGACAACCGTTTGTATCGTTATAGCCTTACGGAAGGTACCGAAACTTCTGCCATACCGGTGGAAGGGTTACCGGCGGGAACGATTACTTATATGGCCGATTTGTTTTACGGTTCATCTTTTGATTATATCGTTATCGGTATACAAAATGGCGATGAATATACGTTGTCGATGTATAAGATTGCCGGTGGACAACCTTCGGGCAAACCGGTGCATACGGTAACCGGAACCGGAATCCTGAAGAAGGTATGCTATGCCTGTCCTTTACAGGACTATGCGAGCCCGAATTATTATGCCTTTACTAAGTATGCGGAATTATATGGAATGGGACCTGATTTCCCGTATTGA